Proteins from a genomic interval of Elusimicrobiota bacterium:
- a CDS encoding aldehyde dehydrogenase family protein codes for MIPTATKTTPEVSVLKQYIAGKWVEGSSSKEIVSTNPADNRQVLAKLKGADKTDVLRAIDAAQAAFPAWKATTAPARGRILMKAALILRERKEELARLMSLEQGKILPEALGEMEKGITLIEWFAGEGLRMGGVTQPSELAKNLLYTTRHPRGVVSIITPWNFPFAIPAWKIAPALISGCTVVFKPASLVPALAVGIVKAFEDAGLPPGVLNLVMGAGSAMGDVLVEEPRIKAVSFTGSNEIGKRVHTIAGARGIPVVCEMGGKNPAVIWDDADLELALAGVMKGAFGSTGQRCTATSRLILHTKIADQFLKMLLAEVAKIKVGPGLDKTSGMGPAVDESQMKTDLEYIEIGKKEGATLLCGGNRITTGDFAHGWFVEPTVFDGVSPKSRLWQEEVFGPVLAVTRTDDFDKAVELANDCPFGLTCAFYSQDLTLAMRFTEEIEAGMVHLNSPTIGGEAQVPFGGVKGSGVGEREMAKEGMHFFTEQKTVFLDYTGARRASNLY; via the coding sequence ATGATCCCCACCGCGACCAAGACGACGCCCGAAGTCTCCGTTCTGAAGCAGTACATCGCCGGGAAATGGGTGGAGGGCTCGTCCTCCAAAGAGATCGTCTCGACGAACCCCGCCGACAACCGCCAGGTCCTGGCCAAGCTCAAGGGCGCCGACAAGACCGACGTCCTGCGCGCCATCGACGCGGCTCAGGCGGCGTTCCCGGCGTGGAAGGCGACGACCGCGCCCGCGCGCGGGCGCATCCTGATGAAGGCCGCCCTCATCCTGCGCGAGCGGAAGGAAGAGCTGGCCCGCCTGATGTCGCTCGAGCAGGGCAAGATCCTGCCCGAGGCGCTCGGCGAGATGGAGAAGGGCATCACCCTCATCGAATGGTTCGCCGGCGAGGGCCTGCGCATGGGCGGCGTCACGCAGCCCTCCGAGCTCGCCAAGAACCTCCTCTATACCACCCGCCACCCGCGCGGCGTCGTCTCCATCATCACGCCCTGGAACTTCCCGTTCGCGATCCCGGCGTGGAAGATCGCCCCGGCCCTGATCTCCGGCTGCACCGTCGTCTTCAAGCCCGCCTCGCTCGTGCCCGCGCTGGCCGTGGGCATCGTCAAGGCGTTCGAGGACGCCGGCCTGCCGCCGGGCGTGCTCAACCTCGTGATGGGCGCGGGCTCGGCCATGGGCGACGTCCTCGTCGAGGAGCCGCGCATCAAGGCCGTGTCGTTCACCGGCTCCAACGAGATCGGCAAGCGCGTCCACACGATCGCGGGCGCGCGCGGCATCCCCGTCGTCTGCGAGATGGGCGGCAAGAACCCGGCCGTCATCTGGGACGACGCCGACCTCGAGCTGGCGCTCGCGGGCGTCATGAAGGGCGCGTTCGGCTCCACCGGCCAGCGCTGCACGGCCACCTCGCGGCTGATCCTTCATACGAAGATCGCCGATCAGTTCCTGAAGATGCTGCTCGCCGAGGTGGCCAAGATCAAGGTCGGCCCCGGCCTCGACAAGACCAGCGGCATGGGCCCGGCCGTCGACGAGAGCCAGATGAAGACGGACCTGGAATACATCGAGATCGGCAAAAAAGAAGGGGCGACCCTGCTGTGCGGCGGGAACCGGATCACGACCGGCGACTTCGCCCACGGCTGGTTCGTCGAGCCCACCGTCTTCGACGGCGTGAGCCCGAAGTCGCGCCTGTGGCAGGAAGAGGTGTTCGGCCCGGTGCTGGCCGTCACGCGCACCGACGACTTCGACAAGGCCGTCGAGCTGGCCAACGACTGCCCGTTCGGCCTGACCTGCGCGTTCTACTCCCAGGATCTGACCCTCGCGATGCGTTTCACGGAAGAGATCGAGGCGGGGATGGTGCATCTCAACAGCCCCACCATCGGCGGCGAGGCCCAGGTGCCCTTCGGCGGCGTGAAGGGCTCCGGCGTCGGCGAGCGCGAGATGGCGAAGGAAGGCATGCACTTCTTCACCGAGCAGAAGACGGTGTTCCTCGATTACACCGGCGCCCGCCGCGCCTCGAACCTGTACTAA
- a CDS encoding caspase family protein: MNRLLAALVLALPFASGCISIHQAGYDGKNRDIQAVLDKGVPVDKRNLIGSTALMFAAEQGHPDTVRFLLDHGADPRLTDNSGRTALARAQAANRDAAVIAMLERALGKAPSSHAEAPGPERRAPSSDVDSPSRHGAPRPDDFALVIGIEDYQSLPKADFGARDAATVRRHFESMGVPARNIISLEGSQATGSKLKNYLQQWLPRNVKPESTVFVYYSGHGAPDPENGDAYLVPWDADPMFLTTSAYPLKQFYAELSKLKAKRVLVALDACFSGSGGRSVLAKGARPLVAKVDESVPAAANLTVLAAASGAEITGSLDEQGHGIFTYHFLKALQGGAATPRGLYDYLKPRVQDDARRQNREQSPTLAGSGADAKF, from the coding sequence ATGAACCGCTTGCTTGCAGCACTCGTTCTCGCGCTGCCCTTCGCTTCCGGCTGCATCAGCATCCACCAAGCCGGCTACGACGGCAAGAACCGGGACATCCAAGCCGTCCTGGACAAAGGCGTGCCCGTCGATAAACGGAATCTCATTGGGTCCACCGCTCTCATGTTCGCGGCCGAGCAGGGCCATCCGGACACTGTGCGCTTCCTGCTCGATCATGGAGCCGATCCTCGCCTCACGGACAATTCGGGCCGCACCGCTTTGGCGAGGGCTCAGGCGGCGAACCGCGACGCGGCGGTGATCGCGATGCTGGAACGGGCGCTGGGCAAGGCGCCATCGTCCCATGCCGAGGCCCCCGGCCCAGAGCGGCGGGCGCCGTCATCCGACGTGGATTCGCCTTCGCGCCACGGCGCCCCTCGTCCCGACGACTTCGCCCTCGTGATCGGCATAGAGGACTATCAGTCTTTGCCCAAAGCCGACTTCGGCGCGCGCGACGCCGCGACCGTGCGCAGGCACTTCGAGTCCATGGGCGTGCCCGCGCGCAACATCATCAGCCTCGAGGGCTCGCAGGCCACGGGCAGCAAGCTCAAGAACTATCTCCAGCAGTGGCTGCCGCGCAACGTCAAGCCCGAGTCGACGGTGTTCGTGTACTACTCCGGCCACGGCGCCCCCGACCCCGAGAACGGGGACGCCTACCTCGTGCCGTGGGACGCCGATCCCATGTTCCTGACGACCTCCGCCTACCCGCTGAAGCAGTTCTATGCGGAGCTGTCCAAGCTCAAGGCCAAGCGCGTGCTCGTGGCCCTCGACGCCTGCTTCTCCGGCTCCGGGGGCCGCTCGGTGCTGGCCAAGGGCGCCCGCCCGCTCGTCGCGAAGGTGGACGAGAGCGTGCCCGCCGCGGCCAACCTCACCGTGCTCGCCGCCGCCTCCGGCGCGGAGATCACCGGCTCCCTCGACGAGCAGGGCCACGGGATCTTCACCTACCACTTCCTTAAAGCCCTGCAGGGGGGAGCGGCGACGCCCCGCGGCTTGTATGATTACCTGAAGCCCCGCGTGCAGGACGACGCGCGCCGCCAGAACCGGGAGCAGTCCCCGACCTTGGCCGGAAGCGGGGCCGACGCGAAGTTCTAA
- a CDS encoding caspase family protein, whose translation MNRIALILPLAAFLATGCAGDRGLHLAARTNDASGIRALLSQGAKVNSTVGLGKLTPLHFAAMNGAQASAQALIDGGADVFASSIYGTPREAALSHRNIGGIAKLLEKAERKAQGLPDEVPEARHAAAPAAPAPEPAPRKAEPTSDIDSPARRGAERPDDFALVIGIEEYQSLPKADFGARDARTMRRHLEALGFPARNVISLEGSQATGSKLRSYLEEWLPLNVKASSTLFVYYSGHGAPDAKTGEAYLVPWDGDPKFLKSTALPLKTLYASLAKTKAKRVIVALDACFSGAGERSVLAQGARPLVAKAAELAPSEGRLTILAAASGDEITGTLAEQSHGLFTYHLLKGLSADPRASAKSLFDYLRPRVQDDARRENREQTPVLAGTALGEPLLAP comes from the coding sequence ATGAACCGAATCGCTCTGATCCTTCCTCTGGCGGCCTTCCTCGCGACGGGCTGCGCCGGCGACCGCGGGCTGCACCTGGCGGCCAGGACCAACGACGCCTCCGGGATCCGCGCCCTGCTGTCTCAGGGCGCCAAGGTCAACAGCACCGTCGGCCTCGGGAAGCTGACGCCCCTCCATTTCGCCGCGATGAACGGCGCCCAAGCCTCCGCCCAGGCCCTGATCGACGGGGGCGCGGACGTCTTCGCCTCCAGCATCTACGGCACGCCCCGCGAGGCGGCCCTGTCCCACCGGAACATCGGGGGCATCGCCAAGCTGCTCGAGAAGGCGGAGCGCAAGGCGCAGGGCCTGCCCGACGAGGTCCCGGAAGCCCGTCACGCCGCCGCGCCCGCCGCGCCGGCCCCCGAGCCCGCGCCCCGGAAGGCCGAGCCGACCTCCGACATCGACTCGCCCGCGCGCCGCGGCGCCGAGCGCCCGGACGACTTCGCGCTGGTGATCGGCATCGAGGAGTACCAGAGCCTGCCCAAGGCGGATTTCGGCGCGCGCGACGCGAGGACGATGCGCCGCCACCTCGAGGCGCTGGGCTTCCCGGCGCGCAACGTCATCTCGCTCGAAGGCTCCCAGGCGACGGGCAGCAAGCTCAGGAGCTATCTCGAGGAGTGGCTGCCGCTCAACGTGAAGGCGAGCTCGACTTTGTTCGTCTACTACTCCGGCCACGGCGCCCCCGACGCCAAGACGGGGGAGGCGTACCTCGTGCCGTGGGACGGCGACCCCAAGTTCCTGAAGTCCACAGCGCTGCCCTTGAAGACGCTCTACGCGAGCCTGGCGAAGACCAAGGCCAAGCGCGTCATCGTCGCCCTCGACGCCTGCTTCTCGGGGGCGGGGGAACGCTCCGTGCTCGCCCAGGGCGCGCGTCCGCTCGTCGCCAAGGCCGCGGAGCTCGCCCCGTCGGAAGGACGGCTGACCATACTCGCCGCCGCCTCCGGCGACGAGATCACGGGGACGCTCGCGGAGCAGAGCCACGGCCTGTTCACCTATCACCTGCTCAAGGGCCTGTCCGCCGACCCTAGGGCGAGCGCGAAGTCGCTGTTCGACTACCTGAGGCCTCGCGTGCAGGACGACGCGCGAAGGGAGAACCGGGAGCAGACGCCGGTGCTCGCGGGGACCGCGCTGGGCGAGCCGCTGCTCGCGCCGTAG
- the hydA gene encoding dihydropyrimidinase, with amino-acid sequence MPYDLIVKGGTLVSASDTYIADIGVVGGKVVSVGKIAEPAKRMIDARGKVVIPGGIDAHTHFDMPFMGATTIDDFTTGSTSAVFGGTTSIVDFAIQKKGETFRHALDDWHKRADGKSAVDYGFHMIVTDFPEKQQKEMDKLVDEGVSSFKLFMAYPGIFMSDDTTIFRALMRTRDNGGMICMHAENGSVIDVLIQKAIAEGKTAPEWHALTRPMTAEAEATHRAIALAEMAGVPIYFVHLSAGDAMEEVRAARARGLPVYAETCPQYLYLSEDDYRRPGFEGAKFVMSPPLRPSGNSERLWKGLVRNDLQVVSTDHCSFCMKAKTNQPGKELGKKNFAKIPNGAPGVEYRMLLLWDAVQKGKITENRFVEITSLNPSKLFGLHPRKGHLNPGADADIVIIDPNKPFTFSQKSHHSAADYNPYEGVTVKGSIRDVFSRGEAMVLDGKWAGSTKHGRFLKRMPRAFN; translated from the coding sequence ATGCCATATGATCTGATCGTCAAGGGCGGCACGCTCGTCTCCGCGTCCGACACCTACATCGCGGATATCGGCGTCGTCGGCGGCAAGGTCGTCTCCGTCGGCAAGATCGCCGAGCCCGCCAAGCGCATGATCGACGCCCGCGGCAAGGTCGTCATCCCCGGCGGCATCGACGCCCACACCCATTTCGACATGCCCTTCATGGGCGCCACCACGATCGACGACTTCACGACCGGCTCGACCTCGGCCGTCTTCGGCGGCACCACCTCCATCGTCGACTTCGCGATCCAGAAGAAGGGGGAGACCTTCCGCCACGCCCTCGACGACTGGCACAAGCGCGCCGACGGCAAGTCCGCCGTCGACTACGGCTTCCACATGATCGTGACGGATTTCCCCGAGAAGCAGCAGAAGGAGATGGACAAGCTCGTCGACGAGGGCGTGTCTTCCTTTAAACTGTTCATGGCGTATCCCGGCATCTTCATGTCGGACGACACCACGATCTTCCGCGCCCTCATGCGCACCCGCGACAACGGCGGGATGATCTGCATGCATGCCGAAAATGGTTCGGTCATCGACGTTCTCATCCAGAAGGCGATCGCCGAAGGTAAAACGGCCCCCGAGTGGCACGCGCTCACGCGCCCCATGACCGCCGAAGCCGAGGCCACCCACCGCGCCATCGCCTTGGCCGAGATGGCGGGCGTTCCGATCTACTTCGTCCATCTCTCCGCCGGCGACGCCATGGAGGAAGTCCGCGCCGCAAGAGCGAGAGGTTTGCCGGTCTACGCCGAGACGTGTCCTCAATACCTGTATCTGTCCGAGGACGACTACCGCCGTCCCGGCTTCGAGGGGGCGAAATTCGTGATGTCTCCGCCTTTGAGGCCCAGCGGAAATTCGGAGCGCTTGTGGAAAGGGCTCGTCCGCAATGATCTCCAAGTCGTTTCCACCGATCACTGCTCCTTCTGCATGAAGGCCAAGACCAATCAGCCCGGCAAGGAGCTCGGCAAGAAGAACTTCGCCAAAATCCCCAACGGCGCCCCCGGCGTCGAATACCGCATGCTCCTCCTGTGGGACGCCGTCCAAAAGGGGAAGATCACCGAGAACCGCTTCGTCGAGATCACCTCGCTCAACCCCTCGAAGCTGTTCGGACTGCACCCGCGCAAAGGCCACCTCAACCCGGGCGCCGACGCCGACATCGTCATCATCGACCCGAACAAGCCCTTCACCTTCTCGCAGAAGAGCCACCACAGCGCCGCCGACTACAACCCCTACGAGGGCGTCACGGTCAAGGGCAGCATCCGCGACGTGTTCTCCCGCGGCGAGGCGATGGTCCTCGACGGCAAGTGGGCAGGATCGACAAAGCACGGCCGCTTCCTGAAGAGGATGCCGCGCGCGTTCAACTGA
- a CDS encoding acyltransferase, producing the protein MARIVKCALIQTKCDWLPPKYSLQQIKSKMIDKHVAMIEAAAKKGVQMLSLQEIFYGPYFCAEQDVKWYDTAEPITGPTTKLMQDLAKKHQMVIVSPIYETPSTGTYYNTAAVIDADGSLAGIYRKNHIPHCAPGFWEKFYFKPGNLGYPVFQTRYAKVGVYICYDRHFPDGARILGLNGAEIVFNPSATVKGLSEYLWKLEQPAHAVANQYFVGASNRVGKEGPWNIGEFYGQSYFCDPRGQMLKVGPHDKDATVIADLDFDQILEVRKVWQFFRDRRPETYGPLTQLLP; encoded by the coding sequence ATGGCTCGAATCGTGAAATGCGCTCTCATCCAGACGAAGTGCGACTGGCTCCCGCCGAAGTACTCCCTTCAGCAGATCAAGTCGAAGATGATCGACAAGCACGTGGCCATGATCGAGGCCGCCGCCAAGAAGGGCGTGCAGATGCTCAGCCTCCAGGAGATCTTCTACGGCCCGTACTTCTGCGCCGAGCAGGACGTCAAGTGGTACGACACCGCCGAGCCCATCACCGGCCCGACGACGAAGCTGATGCAGGACCTGGCCAAGAAGCACCAGATGGTCATCGTCTCCCCGATCTACGAGACCCCGTCGACCGGCACCTATTACAACACCGCGGCGGTCATCGACGCGGACGGCTCGCTCGCCGGCATCTATAGGAAGAACCACATCCCTCACTGCGCCCCCGGCTTCTGGGAGAAGTTCTACTTCAAGCCGGGCAACCTGGGTTATCCGGTGTTCCAGACCCGCTACGCCAAGGTCGGCGTGTACATCTGCTACGACCGGCACTTCCCGGACGGGGCGCGCATCCTCGGGCTGAACGGGGCCGAGATCGTATTCAACCCGTCGGCCACGGTGAAGGGCCTCTCCGAGTACCTCTGGAAGCTCGAGCAGCCCGCGCACGCGGTCGCCAACCAGTACTTCGTCGGCGCCAGCAACCGCGTCGGCAAGGAGGGCCCGTGGAACATCGGCGAGTTCTACGGCCAGTCCTACTTCTGCGACCCCCGCGGCCAGATGCTCAAGGTCGGCCCGCACGACAAGGACGCCACCGTCATCGCCGACCTCGACTTCGACCAGATCCTCGAGGTGCGCAAGGTGTGGCAGTTCTTCCGCGACCGGCGCCCGGAGACCTACGGACCCCTCACCCAGCTGCTGCCGTGA
- a CDS encoding NCS1 family nucleobase:cation symporter-1, translating into MDKEIHDHSEPIEKSPYWNKDIAPTRKAERTWGTKDIAVLWISMSACIPTYMLASSLISEGMNWWQAVLTIFLGNCIVLLPMVLNAHAGTKYGIPYPVYCRPAFGILGANVPAVLRALVACGWFGIQAWIGGAAIYKLVGIWHPAMLAGEPVLQGLNVGQWACFLFFWAINMLVIYKGVESIRILLNVKAPLLIALGLALLGWAYVQAGGFGHMLSTPSAFAPGQPKEGRFWPFFFPALTAMIGFWATLSLNIPDFSRYAKTQRDQMLGQALGLPTTMGLYSFIGVAVTSATVVIYGQSIWDPVDLIAKFQNPFVLAVALISLCIATLATNIAANVVGPANDFSHIWPEKIDFRMGGYITGVIGILIQPWKLIADPSGYIFTWLVAYSSLLGSIGGILICDYYVLRGAHLDVRELYEKHGTYWYAGGVNGRALVALVLACLPVLPGFLGTVKLATVAPFWISLYHYAWFISFGLSFAVYWLLMVTEKEKSYAI; encoded by the coding sequence ATGGACAAGGAGATCCACGACCACTCCGAGCCCATCGAGAAGTCCCCGTACTGGAACAAGGACATCGCTCCCACGCGCAAGGCGGAGCGCACCTGGGGCACCAAGGACATCGCCGTCCTCTGGATCAGCATGAGCGCGTGCATACCGACGTACATGCTCGCCTCGTCGCTGATCTCGGAGGGGATGAACTGGTGGCAGGCCGTCCTGACCATCTTCCTCGGCAACTGCATCGTGCTGCTGCCGATGGTGCTCAACGCGCACGCGGGCACCAAGTACGGCATCCCGTACCCCGTGTACTGCCGCCCGGCGTTCGGCATACTCGGCGCCAACGTGCCGGCCGTGCTGCGCGCCCTCGTGGCCTGCGGCTGGTTCGGCATCCAGGCCTGGATCGGCGGGGCGGCGATCTACAAGCTCGTGGGCATCTGGCATCCCGCCATGCTGGCCGGCGAGCCGGTGTTACAGGGCTTGAACGTCGGCCAATGGGCCTGCTTCCTCTTCTTCTGGGCGATCAACATGCTCGTCATCTACAAGGGCGTGGAGTCCATCCGCATCCTCCTCAACGTCAAGGCTCCCCTGCTCATCGCCCTCGGCCTGGCGCTCCTCGGCTGGGCCTACGTCCAGGCGGGCGGCTTCGGCCACATGCTCTCCACCCCGTCCGCCTTCGCGCCCGGGCAGCCCAAGGAGGGCCGGTTCTGGCCGTTCTTCTTCCCGGCGCTGACCGCGATGATCGGCTTCTGGGCGACCTTGTCGCTCAACATCCCGGACTTCTCGCGCTACGCGAAGACCCAGAGGGACCAGATGCTGGGCCAGGCCCTGGGCCTGCCGACGACGATGGGCCTGTACTCCTTCATCGGCGTGGCGGTCACCTCGGCCACCGTCGTGATCTACGGCCAGTCCATCTGGGACCCCGTCGACCTCATCGCGAAGTTCCAGAACCCGTTCGTCCTCGCGGTCGCGCTGATCTCCCTGTGCATCGCGACCTTGGCCACCAACATCGCGGCCAACGTCGTCGGCCCCGCCAACGACTTCTCCCACATCTGGCCGGAGAAGATCGACTTCCGCATGGGCGGCTACATCACCGGCGTCATCGGCATCCTCATCCAGCCCTGGAAGCTGATCGCCGACCCGTCGGGCTACATCTTCACCTGGCTCGTCGCCTACTCCTCCCTGCTCGGGTCGATCGGCGGCATCCTCATCTGCGACTACTACGTCCTAAGAGGGGCGCACCTCGACGTGCGCGAGCTGTACGAGAAGCACGGCACCTACTGGTACGCCGGCGGCGTGAACGGCCGCGCGCTCGTGGCCCTCGTCCTGGCCTGCCTGCCGGTCCTGCCCGGCTTCCTCGGCACGGTCAAGCTCGCGACGGTGGCGCCGTTCTGGATCTCGCTGTACCACTACGCCTGGTTCATCAGCTTCGGCCTGTCGTTCGCCGTCTACTGGCTCCTCATGGTGACGGAGAAGGAGAAATCTTATGCCATATGA